The Xenopus laevis strain J_2021 chromosome 5L, Xenopus_laevis_v10.1, whole genome shotgun sequence genome has a segment encoding these proteins:
- the tcte1.L gene encoding dynein regulatory complex subunit 5, with product MIETVINVKGLVPPPLPVGQKNPAADLRRMRRIIAEDPTWSLAIVPRLSDLCLQHIIKNFAQKPILEKLLPKHRVKVLERISTSLPLQLTANLIGYENYWRRCCTERWPVCDVSRYGGSWKRLFFERNLEYLIEHFIPDVSDTGPILETAKLSKDFVNKLDIKELLPPVKLDTKKDDEEDEVSDTGSEAGIDLPSMDHFDLGLIAPLLPDLEELHLVYGVRNCGMNFEWNLFRFTDRDCNSLAQTLKVFRNLKVFRLHKSKLDDDKARIVVRSLLNHPALVHLDMSHNQISDRGARAIAKLLNESRLQILNLSNNNVGPHGAKAIAHALARNSILRNLNLRLNHIGNEGGQILCNALLHNLTLEELHLGSNELSEPTASALSQVLSQNGSLKCLSLSCNRIGLDGGKQLLEGLSDNKTLLEFDLRLTEVGQESEFFINQVLKHNQERARQGEHDTSS from the exons ATGATCGAGACCGTTATCAATGTAAAAGGTTTGGTGCCCCCACCCTTACCAGTGGGGCAAAAGAACCCAGCTGCCGACCTCAGAAGAATGCGCAGAATTATTGCGGAAGATCCAACATGGTCACTAGCCATTGTTCCTCGGCTCAGTGACCTCTGCTTGCAACACATCATCAAGAACTTTGCAC AGAAACCCATACTTGAGAAGCTGTTGCCTAAGCATAGAGTGAAGGTGTTGGAGCGCATCTCCACCTCGCTACCCCTGCAGTTGACGGCCAACCTGATTGGTTATGAGAACTATTGGAGGCGTTGCTGCACTGAGCGCTGGCCGGTGTGTGATGTCTCTCGCTATGGAGGCAGTTGGAAGAGATTATTCTTTGAGAGGAACCTAGAATATCTCATTGAGCACTTCATTCCCGACGTGTCTGATACAGGTCCAATACTGGAGACTGCAAAGCTAAGCAAGGACTTTGTGAATAAGCTGGATATTAAGGAACTTTTGCCACCAGTGAAGCTGGACACAAAAAAGGACGATGAGGAAGATGAGGTTTCAGACACAGGGAGTGAGGCTGGCATAGATCTGCCATCGATGGACCACTTTGATTTGGGGCTAATTGCCCCTCTCCTGCCTGATCTGGAGGAGCTCCATCTGGTGTATGGAGTGAGGAACTGCGGCATGAATTTTGAGTGGAACCTCTTCCGCTTTACAGATCGAGACTGTAACTCACTTGCCCAGACACTCAAGGTGTTCAGGAATTTAAAG GTTTTCCGACTGCACAAGAGTAAACTGGATGATGACAAGGCTCGTATTGTAGTCAGAAGTTTGTTGAATCATCCAGCCCTTGTCCATTTGGACATGTCTCACAACCAGATCTCAGACCGCGGTGCTAGAGCCATTGCTAAATTGCTGAATGAGAGCAGACTGCAGATCCTCAACCTGAGCAATAACAACGTAGGACCTCATGGAGCTAAAGCTATCGCTCATGCTCTGGCGAGGAACTCCATCCTCAGGAACCTCAACTTGAGGCTGAACCACATTGGAAATGAAGGTGGACAAATCCTGTGTAATGCCCTCCTGCACAATCTAACCCTAGAAGAACTGCATTTGGGCAGCAATGAACTGTCTGAGCCGACTGCCTCTGCCTTGTCCCAAGTCCTGTCTCAGAATGGCTCACTGAagtgcctgagtctctcctgcaATCGGATTGGCCTG GATGGGGGAAAGCAGCTCCTGGAAGGATTGTCGGACAACAAAACACTGCTGGAATTTGATCTGCGCTTAACTGAGGTGGGACAGGAGAGTGAGTTTTTTATCAATCAGGTCCTAAAGCATAACCAGGAGCGTGCCCGGCAGGGTGAGCACGACACCTCTTCCTAA